The proteins below are encoded in one region of Ferruginibacter lapsinanis:
- the bioA gene encoding adenosylmethionine--8-amino-7-oxononanoate transaminase encodes MPKEDNAIWYPFTQMKTAEAPIHIDSAENCTLYAKDGNTYIDAVSSWWVNIHGHSNPIIAKAIADQAKKLEHVIFAGFTHTPAIDLSKNLLSVLPDHFKKIFFSDNGSTAVEVALKMALQYWHNQGVKNKINIIAFEGAYHGDTFGAMSIAERNEFNAAFSKHLFKVSHIPVPTKENIKEVTEKFTALIDKENVAAFIFEPLIQGTAGMKMYSAKHLDTLLSIAKKKNILCIADEVMTGFGRTGKNFAIEYVKSKPDIICLSKGITGGFMPLGVTACSNKIYDAFYANDKTKTFYHGHSYTGNPLSCAAANASIELLKSKKCKDQITMITEQHKKFAESISSHDFVKELRQQGTILAIELNTKQNTSYFNSIRDLAYKFYLSNGVLLRPLGNIVYIMPPYCITKKELSKIYTTIEQSLTYLNDRTLI; translated from the coding sequence ATGCCAAAAGAAGATAATGCAATATGGTATCCATTCACCCAGATGAAAACGGCTGAAGCTCCTATTCATATTGACAGTGCAGAGAACTGTACATTATATGCTAAAGATGGAAATACTTACATCGATGCAGTATCTTCCTGGTGGGTAAACATACATGGGCATAGCAATCCGATCATTGCGAAAGCAATCGCTGACCAGGCAAAAAAATTAGAACATGTAATATTTGCAGGGTTTACACATACACCGGCGATCGATCTTTCAAAAAATTTACTCAGCGTCTTACCTGATCATTTTAAGAAAATATTTTTTTCAGATAATGGATCAACAGCCGTTGAGGTTGCTTTAAAAATGGCGCTTCAATACTGGCACAATCAAGGTGTCAAAAACAAAATAAATATTATCGCATTTGAAGGCGCTTACCATGGTGATACTTTCGGTGCTATGAGTATAGCAGAGAGAAATGAATTCAATGCTGCTTTCAGTAAACATTTATTCAAAGTTTCACATATACCTGTTCCAACAAAAGAAAACATTAAAGAAGTAACTGAAAAATTTACTGCTTTAATTGATAAAGAAAATGTGGCAGCATTTATTTTTGAACCGTTGATACAAGGCACTGCCGGAATGAAAATGTATAGTGCTAAACATTTAGATACGCTGCTTTCTATTGCAAAGAAAAAAAATATCCTCTGCATTGCAGATGAAGTGATGACGGGATTTGGTAGAACAGGCAAAAATTTTGCCATAGAATACGTAAAGAGTAAACCTGATATTATTTGTTTATCGAAAGGAATAACAGGGGGCTTTATGCCTTTGGGTGTTACGGCATGTTCAAATAAAATATATGATGCATTTTATGCCAATGACAAAACAAAAACATTTTATCACGGACATTCTTATACAGGCAATCCTTTATCGTGTGCTGCAGCCAATGCAAGTATTGAATTACTAAAAAGTAAAAAATGTAAGGATCAGATCACAATGATCACTGAGCAACATAAAAAATTTGCTGAATCAATTTCATCTCACGATTTTGTAAAAGAGCTTCGTCAACAGGGCACTATTCTGGCAATTGAGTTGAATACCAAACAGAATACCTCTTATTTTAATTCAATCAGAGATCTGGCTTATAAGTTCTATTTGTCAAATGGGGTACTGTTACGTCCGCTTGGCAATATCGTCTACATCATGCCGCCATACTGCATTACTAAGAAGGAATTGAGTAAGATCTATACCACTATAGAACAATCATTGACCTACCTGAATGATAGAACACTGATTTAA
- the bioD gene encoding dethiobiotin synthase, which yields MSVIIAGIHTNIGKTICSAVICQALGYDYWKPVQAGDLENSDSVFIKRVVSNPLCKIHPEAYRLNTPASPHYAAEIDGTTIIKANINLPRSDNNIVIETAGGIMSPLAYNYLNIDLIEQLSLPVILVSNNYLGSINHTLLSVSALRQKNIFLKGLVFSGESNLSSENFIRQYTDLPILFSIPALSEINATSIDNFVKQGPIKI from the coding sequence ATGAGTGTAATTATTGCAGGGATACATACAAACATCGGCAAAACAATTTGTTCAGCCGTAATATGCCAGGCATTAGGCTATGATTACTGGAAACCAGTTCAGGCTGGTGATTTGGAAAACTCAGACAGTGTTTTTATCAAAAGAGTGGTGAGTAATCCTTTATGCAAAATTCATCCGGAAGCATATCGATTAAATACCCCTGCATCCCCACATTATGCCGCTGAAATTGATGGGACAACAATTATTAAAGCAAATATCAATCTGCCAAGATCAGATAACAATATTGTAATAGAAACCGCTGGCGGTATCATGAGTCCTTTGGCATACAACTATTTGAATATTGACTTGATAGAACAACTCAGTTTACCGGTAATACTCGTTTCAAATAATTATTTAGGAAGCATTAATCATACCCTATTAAGCGTCTCAGCTTTAAGACAAAAAAACATTTTTCTAAAAGGACTTGTTTTTTCAGGGGAAAGCAATCTTTCTTCAGAAAATTTTATCAGGCAATATACTGACTTACCTATATTGTTTTCCATTCCTGCATTATCAGAAATTAATGCAACATCAATTGATAATTTTGTAAAGCAAGGGCCAATAAAAATTTAA
- a CDS encoding aminotransferase class I/II-fold pyridoxal phosphate-dependent enzyme: MNANQRFDITLQQKLDAREASGLSRELVTVGNRIDFSSNDYLGFSKLPALQAIEVKTQPTGATGSRLVTGNSELAETTEKIIADFHHAEAALIFNAGYMANVGLFSCIATKGDTIISDELIHASIIDGIRLNHANRYKFKHNDVADLEKKMQQATGQIFVAVESIYSMDGDEAPLVAISELCKKYNALLLVDEAHAIGVLGDKGDGLVCKYNLQNDVYATVYTFGKAIGLHGAVVTGSNVLRNYLINNARSFIFATALPPHTFLQIQQAYQLLPTADRKYLFDLISHFRETVGKTKGLQFIDSCSPIQGIIVGDSFKTKALSYYLRDKGFFVKAILPPTVPVGTERLRISLHTFNTVNEIDMLVEEIKNFIA; this comes from the coding sequence GTGAATGCTAATCAACGTTTTGATATAACCTTACAACAAAAGTTGGATGCCAGAGAAGCAAGTGGTTTATCACGTGAGTTAGTTACTGTAGGTAATAGAATTGATTTTAGCTCCAACGACTATTTAGGATTTTCCAAACTCCCTGCTTTACAAGCAATAGAAGTAAAGACCCAGCCAACGGGAGCAACCGGCTCACGACTGGTTACCGGCAATTCCGAATTAGCAGAAACTACAGAAAAAATTATTGCTGACTTTCATCATGCTGAAGCTGCATTAATTTTTAATGCAGGCTATATGGCGAATGTTGGATTATTTTCCTGTATTGCAACCAAAGGCGACACCATCATTTCCGATGAATTAATTCATGCAAGTATTATTGATGGTATCAGGCTTAACCATGCCAATCGATATAAGTTCAAACATAATGATGTAGCTGACCTGGAAAAAAAAATGCAACAGGCAACCGGGCAAATCTTTGTTGCAGTAGAATCTATTTACTCAATGGATGGAGATGAAGCTCCATTGGTTGCTATCAGCGAACTATGCAAAAAATACAATGCATTGTTATTAGTTGATGAAGCACATGCCATTGGTGTATTGGGTGATAAAGGTGATGGCTTGGTTTGCAAATACAATTTGCAAAATGATGTATATGCCACTGTATATACTTTCGGAAAAGCAATCGGTTTACATGGTGCTGTTGTTACCGGGAGTAATGTTTTGCGTAATTACCTGATCAATAATGCACGTTCATTCATTTTTGCGACAGCATTACCTCCACATACATTTTTGCAAATTCAGCAGGCATATCAATTGTTGCCTACAGCTGATAGAAAATACTTATTTGATTTGATCAGTCATTTTAGAGAAACGGTTGGTAAAACAAAGGGATTGCAATTTATTGATAGTTGCTCTCCCATTCAGGGAATAATTGTTGGTGATAGTTTTAAAACAAAGGCACTCTCCTATTATTTAAGAGATAAGGGCTTTTTTGTAAAAGCGATCCTGCCTCCAACGGTTCCGGTAGGCACAGAACGATTACGCATAAGTTTGCATACTTTCAATACTGTCAATGAAATAGATATGTTGGTTGAAGAAATAAAAAACTTTATTGCATGA
- the bioB gene encoding biotin synthase BioB, producing MGITLRNDWTLEEIKDIYYRPLLDLIFEAASVHRQNKAYSEVQISSLISIKTGGCKEDCAYCPQAARYQTDIEVEPLMTVEKVKARAEVAKANGASRLCMGAAWREVRDNKDFDRVLEMVTEVNDMGLEVCCTLGMLTYEQAERLKEAGCFAYNHNIDTSSDKYGDIITTRTFDDRINTLNNVRKAKLSVCCGGIVGLGETDDDRVKMLHTLSTMEVHPDSVPINRLVPVEGTPLQDNQIVPIDEVLRMIATARIIMPKSVVRLSAGRNEMSVAEQALCFMAGANSIFAGEKLLTTPNPDFDVDMQMFKMLGLTPRKPFKEAVSN from the coding sequence ATGGGAATTACGCTTAGAAACGACTGGACTTTAGAAGAAATAAAAGATATCTATTACCGTCCACTGCTGGATCTGATCTTTGAAGCAGCCTCGGTTCACCGCCAAAATAAGGCCTACAGCGAAGTACAGATCAGTAGCCTGATCTCTATTAAAACCGGAGGATGTAAAGAAGACTGTGCGTATTGTCCGCAAGCTGCCCGTTACCAAACTGATATAGAAGTAGAACCGTTGATGACGGTAGAAAAAGTAAAAGCAAGAGCTGAAGTGGCGAAAGCAAACGGAGCATCAAGACTTTGTATGGGAGCTGCCTGGAGAGAAGTAAGAGATAACAAAGATTTTGACCGTGTGTTGGAAATGGTAACTGAAGTAAATGACATGGGATTAGAAGTATGCTGTACATTGGGTATGCTGACGTACGAACAGGCCGAAAGACTGAAAGAAGCAGGATGTTTTGCCTACAATCATAATATTGATACCAGTAGCGATAAATATGGTGATATTATTACCACCAGAACTTTTGATGATCGCATCAACACACTGAATAATGTGCGGAAAGCCAAGCTAAGTGTATGTTGTGGAGGTATTGTTGGTTTGGGTGAAACGGATGATGACAGAGTAAAAATGTTACATACTTTATCTACAATGGAAGTTCACCCCGATTCTGTACCGATCAACCGGTTGGTACCGGTAGAAGGAACCCCATTACAGGACAATCAGATCGTACCTATTGATGAAGTATTAAGAATGATTGCTACTGCAAGGATCATCATGCCAAAAAGCGTGGTGCGTTTATCGGCTGGCAGAAATGAGATGAGTGTAGCTGAACAGGCACTTTGTTTTATGGCTGGTGCTAATTCTATTTTTGCAGGAGAAAAATTATTAACTACACCTAATCCTGATTTTGATGTAGATATGCAGATGTTTAAAATGCTTGGTTTAACACCACGTAAACCTTTTAAAGAAGCCGTTAGCAACTAA
- the panB gene encoding 3-methyl-2-oxobutanoate hydroxymethyltransferase: MGPEHKEIKKVTTNTIQKMKQNGEKISMITAYDYSFAKLFDEAGIDIILVGDSASNVMAGHHTTLPITLDQMIYHAQSVVRARERCLIVVDIPFGYYQSNSEIALASAIKIMKESGGHTVKLEGGEEIIDSVKKIVSAGIPVMGHLGLTPQSINKFGTYVVRATGEEEADKLRKDALLLQQAGCFAIVLEKIPAALAKQVSESLSIPTIGIGAGGDCDGQVLVMHDMLGINTDFKPRFLRRYLNLDEQIKRAVQQYVSDVKSRDFPNENEQY; the protein is encoded by the coding sequence ATGGGTCCGGAGCACAAAGAAATTAAGAAAGTTACTACCAACACTATCCAAAAAATGAAACAGAATGGAGAGAAGATCTCCATGATCACTGCTTATGATTATTCGTTTGCAAAATTGTTTGATGAAGCGGGTATTGATATCATTTTGGTGGGTGATAGTGCCAGTAATGTAATGGCAGGGCATCACACTACCCTTCCTATTACTTTAGACCAAATGATCTATCATGCTCAAAGCGTAGTGAGAGCAAGAGAAAGATGCTTGATCGTTGTTGATATCCCATTTGGATATTATCAATCTAATTCTGAAATAGCCCTGGCATCTGCCATCAAAATAATGAAAGAAAGTGGTGGCCATACCGTAAAACTGGAAGGTGGCGAAGAGATCATCGATTCTGTAAAAAAGATCGTAAGTGCAGGTATCCCGGTAATGGGACATTTAGGATTAACACCGCAATCCATCAATAAATTCGGAACCTATGTTGTAAGAGCTACCGGAGAAGAGGAAGCTGATAAATTGAGAAAAGACGCTTTGTTATTACAACAGGCTGGATGCTTTGCAATAGTTTTGGAAAAAATTCCAGCTGCATTGGCTAAGCAGGTAAGTGAAAGTCTTTCTATTCCTACTATTGGTATTGGTGCCGGAGGGGATTGTGATGGACAAGTATTGGTAATGCACGATATGCTGGGTATCAACACAGATTTTAAACCTCGTTTTTTACGCAGATATCTTAACCTGGATGAACAAATAAAGCGAGCTGTACAGCAATATGTTTCGGATGTTAAAAGCAGAGATTTCCCCAACGAGAATGAACAATATTAA
- a CDS encoding Ppx/GppA phosphatase family protein, with the protein MKLAAIDIGSNAARLLITQVVENDKGVATFNKLNLFRVPLRLGFDVFENAAISKARMAMLFQTMKAFKHLCNAYEVEYIKACATSAMRDAKNSGDIIRKVKLETDIEIEVISGDYEAGLIYENHVAENMDKDHSYLYIDVGGGSTELSFFSNGILIFKKSFNIGTIRLLKNMVRESDWDEMKNTLRAVTKGHKEVVAIGSGGNINKVFSMSKRKDGKPLPFELLREYYKELGNVSLADRISKYNLREDRADVIVPALQIYINVMRWAGAENIYVPKIGLADGLIQHLYAEVK; encoded by the coding sequence TTGAAATTAGCAGCGATAGACATAGGAAGTAATGCAGCGAGACTCTTGATCACACAAGTAGTAGAAAACGATAAAGGCGTTGCAACTTTTAATAAGTTGAATTTATTTAGGGTGCCGCTGCGTTTGGGGTTTGATGTATTTGAAAATGCCGCTATTTCCAAAGCCAGGATGGCAATGCTTTTTCAAACAATGAAAGCATTTAAACATTTATGTAATGCTTATGAGGTAGAGTATATAAAAGCATGTGCCACCAGTGCAATGAGAGATGCTAAAAATTCCGGAGATATTATAAGAAAAGTAAAATTGGAAACTGATATTGAAATTGAAGTTATCAGCGGTGATTACGAAGCAGGACTTATATACGAAAACCATGTGGCCGAAAACATGGATAAAGATCACAGTTATTTATACATTGATGTTGGCGGTGGCAGTACAGAACTTAGTTTTTTTAGTAATGGCATTCTTATATTTAAAAAGTCTTTCAATATTGGAACAATACGATTGTTAAAGAATATGGTAAGAGAGTCAGATTGGGATGAAATGAAAAACACTCTCAGAGCTGTTACCAAAGGACATAAGGAAGTAGTGGCAATTGGTAGTGGAGGAAACATCAACAAAGTGTTCAGCATGAGTAAACGCAAGGACGGCAAGCCCCTCCCCTTTGAATTATTGAGAGAGTATTACAAAGAATTAGGCAATGTTTCTTTAGCCGACAGGATCAGTAAATATAATTTACGGGAAGACAGAGCTGATGTGATCGTACCGGCACTTCAAATATATATCAATGTTATGCGTTGGGCCGGTGCCGAGAATATTTATGTACCAAAAATTGGCCTGGCAGACGGATTGATACAACACTTATACGCAGAAGTAAAATAG
- a CDS encoding serine hydrolase, producing MLKKTVPLYVVILLLFTTIALTYFAVPFINSQTDETGSASVNVSQNSCSYNISRLDGYKFIHPLMFAEPACESNTLSNIKSEVESLISSYKTKGDITSASVYLREFHHGEWMSIAEAEKYSPGSLLKVPELITFFKMNETNPGLLERKVVFDKPLSSTKTATYLSKSIQLGNTYTIRQLLFYMVAYSDNNATLLLNKLIDVATFKKVFTDVGLPAPDWSANDYPISAKDYSLFMKLLYNASYLSIKDSEFCTELLSDSDFKNGLVAGIPSDCKIAHKFGEGGYTTAPQLSESGIIYSNSAPYILTVMTKGTDVKKLPEVISSISKMVYKKMQDPSTVKL from the coding sequence ATGTTAAAAAAAACGGTTCCGCTTTACGTAGTTATTCTATTGCTTTTTACAACTATTGCTTTGACTTATTTTGCAGTTCCCTTTATTAATTCTCAAACTGACGAAACCGGTTCTGCTAGTGTAAATGTCAGTCAAAATTCCTGTAGTTATAATATATCAAGACTAGATGGATATAAATTCATTCATCCCTTGATGTTTGCAGAACCTGCCTGCGAATCCAATACATTAAGCAATATAAAAAGTGAGGTAGAAAGTTTGATCAGCTCGTATAAAACAAAAGGCGACATTACTTCTGCTTCAGTCTATTTAAGAGAGTTTCATCATGGAGAATGGATGTCAATTGCCGAGGCAGAAAAATATAGTCCCGGATCATTGTTAAAAGTTCCTGAACTTATTACTTTTTTTAAGATGAATGAAACTAATCCTGGTTTATTGGAAAGGAAAGTGGTTTTTGATAAGCCATTAAGCTCGACAAAAACGGCTACCTATCTGTCTAAAAGTATCCAATTAGGCAATACTTATACAATCAGGCAATTACTATTTTACATGGTTGCGTATTCAGATAATAATGCTACACTTTTACTGAATAAATTGATTGATGTAGCAACTTTTAAAAAGGTATTTACAGATGTAGGCTTACCAGCTCCGGATTGGAGTGCAAACGATTATCCGATCTCTGCAAAGGATTATTCATTATTCATGAAATTGTTATATAATGCCTCATACCTTTCTATAAAGGACTCTGAATTTTGTACCGAATTGCTAAGCGATAGTGATTTTAAGAACGGGTTAGTTGCCGGCATTCCGTCTGATTGTAAGATTGCACACAAATTTGGAGAAGGAGGATATACAACTGCCCCGCAACTAAGTGAATCAGGTATAATATATTCCAATTCTGCTCCTTATATTTTAACAGTGATGACAAAAGGAACTGACGTAAAGAAATTACCGGAGGTCATCAGTAGTATTTCAAAAATGGTTTACAAAAAAATGCAGGACCCTTCCACAGTGAAATTGTAA
- the ppk1 gene encoding polyphosphate kinase 1 yields MHRNIIPRDISWLSFNGRVLQEAADETVPLRERIRFLAIFSNNLDEFFRVRVATLKRMIEVGKKGNMHLETAPELILEEIQEKVVEQQKEFDRIWNEILRELKKQKIFLLNESKLNREQQKFIVNYFNDEIKSNIVPLMIESLQAFPTLNDKSIYLACKLSKKDKSISQRFALVAVPARRLPRFIILPSKANEKNIILLEDIIRFCLPQIFSFFGYDVFSSHIIKVTRDAEIDIDNDISTSLIQKIEKGLKNRKKGKPVRFVFDKEIDSSLLTYLIKRLGLTEKDNIIPGGRIHNFKDFINFPDSVFTQKSTRKKPFIHPAFRNASQVTKVVLQKDVLLSFPYHSFDSVIDLLREAAIDPEVKSIKITAYRLAERSKVINTLTNAVRNGKEVTAVIELRARFDEEANLVWKKELEEAGVKVLIGVPNVKVHAKLCLIKKVHNKHTTHYGFVSTGNLNESTAKIYGDHCLFTSDRNIMADVNRIFHYLEHPKSRGAFLKACKTLMTSPVNMRSQIISLINKEIKNARAKQPASIILKVNALSDELLINKLYDAAKAGVEIKMIIRGICCMLTENKKFKTHIQAISIVDEYLEHARIMIFHNGGKEKVYLLSADWMVRNIDHRIEAACPVYDHEIQKEIKDILQIQLSDNIKARKLDNELSNQYINPRNTKKIRSQVETYNYLFRKQSK; encoded by the coding sequence ATGCACCGAAATATAATTCCCCGGGATATCAGTTGGCTTTCTTTTAACGGACGTGTGCTTCAGGAAGCGGCAGATGAAACTGTTCCATTAAGAGAACGCATTCGTTTTCTGGCGATCTTTTCCAACAATTTAGATGAGTTTTTCAGGGTACGTGTGGCTACATTAAAACGTATGATCGAAGTAGGCAAAAAAGGGAATATGCACCTGGAAACTGCTCCTGAACTGATCTTAGAAGAAATACAGGAAAAAGTTGTTGAACAGCAAAAGGAATTTGACCGTATCTGGAATGAAATTTTGCGTGAATTGAAAAAGCAAAAGATATTTCTGTTGAATGAAAGTAAATTAAACAGGGAACAGCAAAAATTTATCGTCAATTATTTTAATGACGAGATCAAGAGCAATATTGTTCCTTTAATGATCGAAAGTTTACAAGCATTTCCAACCCTGAATGATAAATCCATCTACCTTGCTTGCAAACTTTCTAAAAAAGATAAAAGTATCTCACAGCGTTTTGCGCTGGTTGCTGTGCCTGCAAGGCGTTTACCCAGATTCATCATTCTTCCTTCAAAGGCAAATGAAAAAAATATCATTTTATTAGAAGATATCATACGGTTTTGTTTACCGCAAATATTTTCATTTTTCGGGTATGATGTTTTTTCCTCTCATATTATTAAAGTAACCAGGGATGCAGAGATCGATATTGATAATGATATATCTACATCATTGATACAGAAAATTGAAAAGGGATTAAAAAACAGAAAAAAGGGCAAGCCTGTTCGATTTGTGTTTGACAAAGAAATCGACTCCTCTTTATTAACTTATTTAATAAAAAGATTGGGGCTTACAGAAAAAGACAACATTATCCCAGGAGGCAGGATCCATAATTTCAAAGACTTTATTAATTTCCCCGATTCTGTTTTTACACAAAAAAGTACCAGGAAGAAACCATTTATACATCCGGCATTTCGAAACGCTTCTCAAGTTACTAAGGTTGTTTTGCAAAAAGATGTGTTGCTTAGTTTTCCTTATCATTCTTTTGACAGCGTAATAGACCTGTTGAGAGAAGCTGCCATAGACCCCGAAGTTAAAAGTATCAAGATCACGGCATATAGATTAGCAGAAAGATCAAAAGTCATTAACACATTAACAAATGCTGTTCGTAATGGTAAAGAAGTAACAGCTGTGATTGAATTAAGAGCTAGGTTTGATGAAGAAGCTAACCTGGTTTGGAAAAAAGAGCTGGAAGAAGCCGGAGTAAAGGTTTTGATAGGTGTGCCTAATGTTAAGGTACATGCCAAATTATGCCTGATAAAAAAAGTACACAACAAACATACTACCCATTATGGATTTGTAAGTACCGGTAATTTGAATGAGAGCACGGCTAAAATATATGGTGATCATTGTTTATTTACTTCTGACAGAAATATCATGGCAGATGTAAACAGGATATTTCATTATTTAGAACATCCAAAAAGCAGAGGTGCTTTTCTAAAAGCTTGTAAAACGTTGATGACGAGTCCGGTGAACATGCGTTCGCAAATAATTTCATTGATCAATAAAGAAATTAAAAATGCCCGGGCAAAACAACCTGCATCTATCATCCTGAAGGTAAATGCACTTAGCGATGAGCTATTGATAAACAAATTATATGATGCAGCGAAAGCCGGTGTAGAGATAAAAATGATCATAAGAGGTATTTGCTGTATGCTTACAGAAAATAAAAAATTCAAAACTCATATTCAGGCAATCAGTATTGTGGATGAGTATTTAGAACATGCCAGAATAATGATTTTTCATAATGGCGGTAAAGAGAAAGTATATTTATTATCTGCAGACTGGATGGTGCGTAATATTGACCATCGCATTGAGGCGGCCTGTCCTGTGTATGATCACGAAATTCAGAAGGAAATAAAAGATATACTCCAGATACAATTATCTGACAATATCAAAGCCAGAAAGCTCGACAATGAGTTAAGCAATCAATACATCAATCCACGAAATACCAAAAAGATTCGAAGTCAGGTAGAAACTTACAATTATTTGTTTCGTAAACAAAGTAAATAA
- the rfaE2 gene encoding D-glycero-beta-D-manno-heptose 1-phosphate adenylyltransferase, which translates to MRNSKSITDKIITTAELPHLVNRWRLLGKKIVFTNGVFDILHEGHIASLSEAASFGDILVVGVNTDASVKRLKGESRPINNESARSLLLASIVLTDTIILFDEDTPLNLIKTILPDVLVKGGDYSIDQIVGAKEVIANGGEVKIVELVPGISTTAIIKKMASS; encoded by the coding sequence ATGCGTAATTCTAAATCAATCACAGATAAAATTATAACGACTGCTGAATTACCACATCTGGTAAATCGCTGGCGATTACTAGGTAAAAAAATTGTTTTTACCAACGGTGTTTTCGACATCCTGCATGAAGGACACATTGCTTCCTTAAGTGAAGCTGCTTCTTTTGGAGATATTCTTGTCGTTGGAGTAAACACAGATGCATCCGTAAAAAGATTAAAGGGAGAAAGCAGACCCATTAATAACGAAAGCGCCAGAAGCCTTTTGCTGGCATCTATTGTATTAACTGATACAATTATTTTATTTGATGAGGATACACCTTTGAATCTTATCAAAACGATACTGCCTGATGTATTGGTAAAAGGAGGAGATTATTCCATTGACCAGATAGTGGGAGCCAAAGAAGTAATTGCCAATGGTGGAGAAGTAAAAATTGTAGAACTCGTTCCGGGTATTTCAACAACAGCTATTATAAAAAAAATGGCTTCTTCATAA